The Coriobacteriia bacterium DNA segment CGAGCCCCGGCGCCTTCGTGTACTTCGACAACCCCAACAACCCCACGGGGCAGGTGTTCCCTCTGACTGACGTGCGCCGTATGGCGGAGGCCGCGCGTGCTGCAGGCTCGCTCATCGTCATGGACGAGGCGTATGGCGACTACATGGCCGACGACCAGAGCGCCCTCAGCCTCGTCGAGGAGTTTGACAACCTCGTCGTCGTGCGCACGTTCTCCAAGGGCTTTGGCGAGGCGGGCGTGCGTCTGGGGTACTGCGTTGCGCAGGCCCCCGTCATGGCAGCGTTCCACAAGGTGAATATCCCGTTCGCTAAGAACTCGCTGGCAAACGAGCTTGCTTGCCAGTCGTTGCGTGCGGGGTGGGCCGCCAAGAGCCGCCAGCGCGTGCTGGCCGACAAGCCCCGTCTGCTCGAGACGCTCGAGGACTGCGCTCACCTGCGCGTTGCCCACACCGATCCCGGCGTGTCCATCTCGATGGTGTACGTTGACGATCCGTCCGTGAACCTCGAGCACGTCTTCCTGCAGGCGGGCGTGCGTGCTGTGACGTGCGCGGGCTATGACGGCCTCGGCGCCAACGCCGTGCGTCTCAACCTGCACGAGAACGTCGAGCTCCTCTGTGAGCTCGTGCGGAAGGCTGACGCGCTGCTCGCGTAGGGGGAGCGTTCGTTAACTTTTGAGACATCCGGCCGCATTATGCGTTGAATTGTTTTGCGTGAGCGCTATCATGCGGCCCATCGTATTCGTTGCCCCTGCGGTACTCGAACGCCGCAGGGGCTTTTCGTACCGCGAAAGGCAGGTTTGCATGGCTGAGCACAACACAAGTCCCGCCGCCGTTGGCGCGGCGGGCACGCAGGGGCGCCCTGCGGAGGGGGACCCTCAGGGCGGCGGCAAGGTCAACATCGCCAACGTTCTGAAGTTTTCCGGAGCGTTCGTCGCGTTCATGATCGGGTCGGGCTATGCGTCCGGCCAGGAGATCATGCAGTTCTTCACCGCCTACGGCATCTGGTCTATCGGCGGCCTCATCATCGCGCTCGTGCTGTTCTCCTGGCTGGGCAAGGTGCTCATGAACTACGGCTACCGCCATCGCGAGCTCACGCCCGAGCAGATGCCTGACCAGAGCTTCCGCTACTACTGCGGCAAGTACTTCGGCACGTTCCTCG contains these protein-coding regions:
- a CDS encoding histidinol-phosphate aminotransferase family protein, with the protein product MYGIRSVLLAQERGDYSEHLSEGAYELDCSMGSNPYGTPPLALPADVLSHLALYPHGDEELIGLIRERFAPILRIADDMIAFSCGSIGTCMALNRMCLEPGKTVVCMAPTFTAVTDDMVTYEPRFVRVSLRAERNFAFDVDDVLAAIEASPGAFVYFDNPNNPTGQVFPLTDVRRMAEAARAAGSLIVMDEAYGDYMADDQSALSLVEEFDNLVVVRTFSKGFGEAGVRLGYCVAQAPVMAAFHKVNIPFAKNSLANELACQSLRAGWAAKSRQRVLADKPRLLETLEDCAHLRVAHTDPGVSISMVYVDDPSVNLEHVFLQAGVRAVTCAGYDGLGANAVRLNLHENVELLCELVRKADALLA